A window of the Motilibacter rhizosphaerae genome harbors these coding sequences:
- a CDS encoding Gfo/Idh/MocA family protein: MTLQDTTAPDLRVGVVGCGKISSAYFTTLAAVRGVSITAVADLDPERARAAAQETSSRPATVEELLAADDVDLVLNLTIPAAHAEVALAAVAAGKHVYGEKPLAATSVQAEQVLEAARAAGVRVGCAPDTVLGTGIQTARQVVDAGGIGTPLAATAFFASPGPEGWHPDPAFLFAPGAGPLFDMGPYYLSSLVHLLGPVRRVIGASSRLREQRTIGSGPKAGTSFDVTVDTHATGVLEHDSGALSTLLMSFDVAHHSLPPIEVHGSAGSLSVPDPNRHAGEVRLRGTAAEEREVVAPSAGYLDTQRGCGVADLHHAVQAGQPHRASAELAAHVLEVMEAFAASAEAGRAVEIASSVERPALVPLTDLTA; encoded by the coding sequence ATGACGCTGCAGGACACGACCGCTCCCGACCTGCGCGTGGGCGTGGTCGGCTGCGGCAAGATCAGCAGCGCGTACTTCACGACGCTGGCGGCCGTCCGCGGCGTGAGCATCACCGCCGTCGCCGACCTGGACCCGGAGCGCGCGCGGGCCGCTGCGCAGGAGACCTCCTCCCGCCCGGCGACGGTGGAGGAGCTGCTCGCGGCGGACGACGTCGACCTGGTCCTCAACCTCACGATCCCCGCGGCGCACGCCGAGGTGGCGCTCGCGGCCGTCGCCGCGGGCAAGCACGTCTACGGCGAGAAGCCGCTGGCCGCGACCTCCGTGCAGGCCGAGCAGGTGCTCGAGGCCGCGCGCGCGGCCGGCGTGCGCGTCGGCTGCGCCCCCGACACCGTCCTCGGCACGGGCATCCAGACCGCGCGCCAGGTCGTCGACGCCGGCGGCATCGGCACGCCGCTCGCCGCGACGGCCTTCTTCGCCAGCCCGGGCCCGGAGGGGTGGCACCCGGACCCCGCCTTCCTGTTCGCGCCGGGGGCGGGGCCGCTGTTCGACATGGGCCCGTACTACCTGAGCTCGCTGGTCCACCTGCTCGGCCCGGTGCGCCGCGTCATCGGCGCGAGCAGCCGGCTGCGCGAGCAGCGCACGATCGGCAGCGGGCCCAAGGCCGGCACGAGCTTCGACGTCACCGTCGACACGCACGCGACCGGCGTGCTCGAGCACGACAGCGGGGCGCTCAGCACCCTGCTCATGAGCTTCGACGTGGCGCACCACTCGCTGCCCCCGATCGAGGTGCACGGCAGCGCCGGCTCGCTGTCGGTGCCCGACCCCAACCGGCACGCGGGCGAGGTGCGGCTGCGCGGGACGGCGGCGGAGGAGCGGGAGGTCGTCGCCCCGAGCGCGGGCTACCTCGACACCCAGCGCGGCTGCGGGGTCGCGGACCTGCACCACGCGGTTCAGGCCGGCCAGCCCCACCGGGCCTCCGCCGAGCTCGCCGCGCACGTGCTCGAGGTGATGGAGGCCTTCGCGGCGTCGGCGGAGGCCGGCCGCGCGGTCGAGATCGCGTCCTCCGTCGAGCGGCCGGCGCTGGTGCCGCTCACCGACCTCACCGCGTAG
- the yczR gene encoding MocR-like transcription factor YczR, protein MMRSVPAARLVVLLGDWRAEHGLARRPLAERLGAGLRALVLDGRLPVGVRLPAERDLATALGVSRGVAAAAYDGLRDAGLLQRRVGAGSFTALPEDAVVPAGGWGPRIGGEGDVVDLTMATMAAPVGAVLEATRWAADALPAQLGGTGYDLLGLLELRVAVAERYAAAGVPTTPDQVLITTGGQAAVDLVARTLLAPGDAALLESPAYPNAIDALRTARARLQPVPVDQEEGWDAGLLVDALRRGPRLAYLVPDFQNPTGCVMPAETRQRVLDMARRAGSLLVVDEALIDVALEGERPDHTAALASGAAGGSLLTIGSLSKPVWGGLRVGWVRADPTLVRRIADVRAASDMGPPVLGQLVAVHLLRILDDVLAERRTVLRAQRDALVAALAAHLPEWRVRPPRGGMSLWISLDVPASTALAAAAPDRGLRLAAGPRFGLDGSFDRFLRLPFTHPEPVLVDAVERLAALWPAVAGRGTAGTPPRVLV, encoded by the coding sequence ATGATGCGATCGGTCCCCGCGGCGCGGCTGGTCGTGCTGCTCGGGGACTGGCGGGCGGAGCACGGCCTGGCCCGTCGCCCGCTGGCCGAGCGGCTCGGCGCCGGCCTGCGCGCCCTCGTGCTGGACGGCCGGCTCCCGGTCGGCGTGCGCCTGCCGGCCGAGCGCGACCTCGCCACCGCTCTCGGGGTGAGCCGCGGGGTGGCGGCCGCGGCGTACGACGGGCTGCGCGACGCCGGTCTGCTCCAGCGGCGGGTCGGGGCGGGCAGCTTCACCGCGCTGCCCGAGGACGCGGTCGTCCCGGCCGGGGGCTGGGGCCCGCGCATCGGTGGCGAGGGCGACGTCGTCGACCTCACGATGGCGACGATGGCCGCGCCCGTCGGTGCCGTCCTCGAGGCGACCCGCTGGGCGGCCGACGCTCTCCCGGCGCAGCTCGGTGGCACCGGCTACGACCTGCTCGGCCTGCTCGAGCTGCGCGTCGCCGTCGCCGAGCGGTACGCCGCGGCGGGCGTCCCCACGACCCCTGACCAGGTCCTCATCACCACGGGCGGCCAGGCAGCGGTCGACCTCGTCGCCCGCACGCTGCTCGCACCGGGGGACGCGGCGCTGCTGGAGAGCCCGGCGTACCCGAACGCGATCGACGCGCTGCGCACGGCCCGGGCGAGGCTGCAGCCCGTCCCCGTCGACCAGGAGGAGGGCTGGGACGCCGGCCTGCTCGTCGACGCGCTGCGGCGCGGGCCGCGGCTGGCGTACCTCGTGCCCGACTTCCAGAACCCCACCGGATGCGTCATGCCGGCGGAGACGCGGCAGCGGGTGCTCGACATGGCCCGGCGGGCGGGCAGCCTGCTCGTCGTCGACGAGGCGCTCATCGACGTCGCGCTCGAGGGCGAGCGCCCGGACCACACGGCGGCGCTCGCCAGCGGGGCAGCGGGCGGGTCGCTGCTGACGATCGGCTCGCTCAGCAAGCCGGTCTGGGGCGGGCTGCGCGTGGGATGGGTACGCGCCGACCCCACGCTCGTGCGGCGCATCGCGGATGTGCGCGCCGCGTCCGACATGGGCCCGCCCGTGCTCGGCCAGCTCGTCGCCGTGCACCTGCTGCGCATCCTCGACGACGTCCTCGCCGAGCGACGGACGGTCCTCCGCGCGCAGCGCGACGCGCTCGTCGCCGCCCTGGCCGCGCACCTGCCGGAGTGGCGGGTGCGCCCGCCGCGCGGCGGGATGTCGCTGTGGATCTCCCTCGACGTCCCCGCGAGCACGGCCCTCGCGGCAGCGGCGCCGGACCGGGGGCTGCGGCTCGCGGCCGGCCCGCGGTTCGGGCTCGACGGCAGCTTCGACCGCTTCCTGCGCCTGCCGTTCACGCACCCGGAGCCCGTGCTCGTCGACGCCGTCGAGCGGCTGGCCGCGCTGTGGCCGGCGGTGGCGGGGCGGGGGACGGCCGGCACGCCGCCGCGCGTCCTCGTCTGA
- a CDS encoding carbohydrate ABC transporter permease: protein MSQVWARVRGPQGQNLWFWVFVGPFLAGLMLFVLVPLGWSLWLSFFDAHNTVTPTRFVGLGNYRDMLTDPAFLDSLGTFSLFALFIVPTTFALSLGLAMLVEKALLGRGFFRSVFFLPTACSYVVAALVWKLSLFSGVRFGLVNTVLGWFGQDPVAWLSVTKPPWYWLVIVTLRLWLQAGFYMVLFLAGLSRIPRSVYEAAAVDGAGPGWQTFRWITFPLLRSTSVAVLVLLLINAYQSFDEFYNILSTTAGYPPYARPPLVYLYYVALGNGQDFGHGSAGAMILAVLIAVVTVGQARFLGLGRRSA from the coding sequence GTGTCGCAGGTGTGGGCGCGGGTCCGCGGACCCCAGGGGCAGAACCTCTGGTTCTGGGTGTTCGTGGGCCCGTTCCTCGCCGGGCTGATGCTCTTCGTGCTCGTGCCGCTGGGCTGGAGCCTGTGGCTGAGCTTCTTCGACGCGCACAACACCGTGACGCCGACCCGCTTCGTCGGCCTCGGCAACTACCGCGACATGCTCACCGACCCGGCGTTCCTCGACAGTCTCGGGACCTTCAGCCTGTTCGCGCTGTTCATCGTGCCGACCACCTTCGCGCTCTCGCTCGGGCTCGCCATGCTCGTCGAGAAGGCACTACTGGGTCGAGGGTTCTTCCGCTCGGTGTTCTTCCTGCCCACGGCGTGCTCGTACGTCGTGGCCGCGCTCGTCTGGAAGCTCTCGCTCTTCAGCGGCGTCCGCTTCGGCCTCGTCAACACCGTGCTCGGCTGGTTCGGGCAGGACCCGGTCGCCTGGCTCTCCGTGACGAAGCCGCCGTGGTACTGGCTCGTCATCGTCACGCTGCGGCTGTGGCTGCAGGCGGGGTTCTACATGGTGCTCTTCCTCGCCGGGCTCAGCCGGATCCCGCGCTCGGTCTACGAAGCGGCCGCGGTGGACGGCGCCGGACCGGGCTGGCAGACCTTCCGCTGGATCACGTTCCCGCTGCTGCGGAGCACTTCCGTCGCGGTCCTGGTCCTGCTGCTCATCAACGCGTACCAGTCGTTCGACGAGTTCTACAACATCCTCAGCACGACGGCGGGATACCCGCCGTACGCCCGACCGCCGCTCGTCTACCTGTACTACGTCGCGCTCGGCAACGGCCAGGACTTCGGCCACGGCAGTGCAGGGGCGATGATCCTCGCCGTCCTCATCGCCGTGGTGACGGTCGGGCAGGCGCGCTTCCTCGGGCTGGGGAGGCGGTCGGCATGA
- a CDS encoding sulfotransferase family protein, translating to MPLPDFFLIGAPKAGTTALHAALRAHPQLSFASVKEPKYFMCGDARPRRETQRGPGDAHSAQEWVWQRDRYEALFAGAPQGALLGESTPFYLYDLDAQRRIAAARPDAKLVAVVRDPVDRAYSNWMHLWSDGLEPEADFLAAVRDEDRRVAAGWAPFWHYRRQGRYGEQLQHLLTLFPREQVLVLRYRQLVDAAGETLDRVSRFLGVAEGQVGAAAPENVRPYVDPDARRTRLLRPVLRAGFALGAYAPPQVWRAASRPLLRAYHAGGAARPTLSVEARREVQAPLLDDIAVLEEVTGESFADWRGEQGRGEFRARQGRISP from the coding sequence GTGCCGTTGCCCGACTTCTTCCTCATCGGCGCGCCGAAGGCCGGCACGACGGCGCTGCACGCCGCGCTGCGCGCGCACCCGCAGCTCTCCTTCGCCTCGGTGAAGGAGCCCAAGTACTTCATGTGCGGCGACGCCCGGCCCCGGCGGGAGACGCAGCGCGGCCCGGGCGACGCGCACAGCGCGCAGGAGTGGGTCTGGCAGCGGGATCGCTACGAGGCGCTGTTCGCCGGCGCACCGCAAGGCGCCCTGCTCGGGGAGAGCACGCCGTTCTACCTGTACGACCTGGACGCCCAGCGCCGCATCGCCGCGGCCCGCCCGGACGCGAAGCTCGTCGCGGTCGTGCGCGACCCGGTGGACCGGGCGTACTCGAACTGGATGCACCTGTGGTCCGACGGGCTGGAGCCCGAGGCGGACTTCCTCGCCGCCGTGCGGGACGAGGACCGTCGCGTGGCCGCGGGGTGGGCGCCGTTCTGGCACTACCGCCGGCAGGGGCGCTACGGCGAGCAGCTCCAGCACCTGCTCACGCTGTTCCCCCGCGAGCAGGTGCTCGTGCTGCGCTACCGCCAGCTCGTCGACGCAGCTGGGGAGACCCTCGACCGGGTCAGCCGCTTCCTCGGCGTCGCCGAGGGCCAGGTCGGTGCTGCCGCCCCGGAGAACGTCCGGCCCTACGTCGACCCTGACGCGCGCCGCACCCGGCTGCTGCGGCCCGTCCTCCGCGCGGGCTTCGCGCTGGGGGCGTACGCCCCGCCGCAGGTGTGGCGGGCGGCGAGCCGGCCGCTGCTCCGCGCGTACCACGCCGGCGGGGCGGCCCGACCGACGCTGAGCGTCGAGGCCCGGCGCGAAGTGCAGGCGCCGCTGCTCGACGACATCGCCGTGCTCGAGGAGGTGACGGGGGAGTCCTTCGCGGACTGGCGCGGCGAGCAGGGCCGCGGCGAGTTCCGGGCGCGACAGGGCAGGATCTCCCCGTGA
- a CDS encoding LacI family DNA-binding transcriptional regulator, which translates to MPPTGAPAPTLADVARLAAVTVPTVSKVLNGRSDVSDATRRRVLAAVAEVGYAHVPRRRRAAAPPPDPATTLVDLVVNGVEGSWANRVLGGVEDAAREADHDVVVTLARPEDPPGRGWVDRLVGRRSRGAVLALFGAGAGEREALAASGIPVVLLDPDVEPPEGVPSVGATNWSGGRSAATHLLGLGHRRLAVISGGEHLNSRARVDGFRSAVDAAAPVVVSACWSQERAEDVAHELLASADRPTGVFACSDVMARGVYQAAARLGLRIPDDLSVVGFDDLPEASWLVPGLTTVRQPVHEMAATALRLLLRLQGGSGGESTRIELATSLVVRGSTAAPVG; encoded by the coding sequence ATGCCGCCGACCGGAGCACCCGCGCCCACCCTCGCGGACGTGGCGCGCCTCGCGGCGGTGACGGTGCCCACGGTCTCCAAGGTCCTCAACGGGCGCAGCGACGTCTCGGACGCGACCCGCCGCCGGGTGCTGGCGGCCGTCGCGGAGGTCGGCTACGCCCACGTCCCGCGCCGGCGCAGGGCCGCCGCCCCGCCGCCCGACCCCGCCACCACCCTCGTCGACCTCGTCGTCAACGGGGTCGAGGGCTCCTGGGCCAACCGCGTCCTCGGGGGCGTGGAGGACGCCGCCCGCGAGGCCGACCACGACGTCGTCGTCACGCTCGCGCGCCCCGAGGACCCGCCCGGGCGCGGCTGGGTCGACCGGCTCGTCGGCCGGCGCTCGCGGGGCGCCGTGCTCGCGCTGTTCGGTGCGGGCGCGGGCGAGCGGGAGGCCCTGGCCGCCTCGGGCATCCCCGTCGTGCTGCTCGACCCCGACGTCGAGCCGCCGGAGGGCGTGCCGAGCGTGGGCGCGACCAACTGGTCCGGCGGCCGCAGCGCGGCCACGCACCTGCTCGGCCTCGGGCACCGGCGGCTCGCGGTCATCAGCGGCGGCGAGCACCTCAACAGCCGCGCGCGCGTCGACGGGTTCCGCTCCGCCGTCGACGCCGCCGCCCCCGTCGTGGTGTCGGCCTGCTGGTCGCAGGAGCGGGCCGAGGACGTCGCGCACGAGCTGCTGGCGTCTGCGGACCGGCCCACCGGGGTCTTCGCCTGCTCCGACGTCATGGCCCGGGGCGTCTACCAGGCCGCGGCCCGGCTCGGCCTGCGGATCCCCGACGACCTCAGCGTGGTCGGCTTCGACGACCTGCCGGAGGCGAGCTGGCTCGTCCCCGGCCTGACGACCGTCCGCCAGCCGGTGCACGAGATGGCGGCGACGGCCCTGCGGCTGCTGCTCCGCCTGCAGGGCGGCTCGGGCGGCGAGTCGACCCGGATCGAGCTCGCGACGTCGCTGGTCGTGCGCGGGAGCACCGCCGCCCCGGTCGGCTGA
- a CDS encoding glycoside hydrolase family protein, with amino-acid sequence MTSQPSSLLDALPAVDWEGAAVVATPPEPRAGSWAGGPSAQLVDGTTWLAYRLRKPVGEGRGFANVVARSSGGDAYEPVAEVRRESFGGDSLERPALVVTPEGGWRLYVSVALPGTKAWRVDLLEASSPEGLATAVPRTVLPATELAAPKDPVVRLLPDRRWHLWASVHPLDDPLATDRMTTEHAVSDDGVSWAWTGTALAPRAGTWEERGVRVSTVVVADDQLVALYDGRATELEDWEERTGVAFGKDPEQLQAVGDLPLLSSVHPPHGLRYVELLALPEGRWRVFAEVTRPDGSHDLRTTVL; translated from the coding sequence GTGACCTCCCAGCCGTCCTCGCTCCTCGACGCCCTGCCCGCCGTCGACTGGGAGGGCGCGGCCGTCGTCGCGACCCCGCCCGAGCCCCGCGCGGGCTCGTGGGCCGGCGGCCCGAGCGCGCAGCTCGTCGACGGCACGACCTGGCTGGCCTACCGGCTGCGCAAGCCGGTCGGCGAGGGGCGCGGCTTCGCCAACGTCGTCGCGCGCTCGAGCGGCGGCGACGCGTACGAGCCGGTGGCCGAGGTGCGCCGGGAGTCCTTCGGCGGCGACAGCCTCGAGCGCCCCGCCCTCGTCGTGACGCCCGAGGGGGGCTGGCGGCTCTACGTCAGCGTCGCGCTGCCGGGCACGAAGGCCTGGCGCGTCGACCTGCTGGAGGCCTCCTCGCCGGAGGGGCTCGCGACCGCGGTGCCGCGGACGGTCCTGCCGGCGACGGAGCTCGCCGCGCCCAAGGACCCCGTGGTACGCCTGCTCCCCGACCGCCGCTGGCACCTCTGGGCCTCGGTCCACCCGCTCGACGACCCGCTCGCCACCGACCGGATGACGACCGAGCACGCGGTGAGCGACGACGGCGTGTCGTGGGCCTGGACGGGCACCGCGCTCGCGCCGCGGGCGGGCACGTGGGAGGAGCGCGGGGTACGCGTCAGCACCGTGGTCGTGGCGGACGACCAGCTCGTCGCGCTCTACGACGGGCGCGCCACCGAGCTGGAGGACTGGGAGGAGCGCACGGGCGTCGCGTTCGGCAAGGACCCCGAGCAGCTGCAGGCCGTCGGTGACCTCCCGCTGCTCTCCTCGGTCCACCCGCCGCACGGCCTGCGCTACGTCGAGCTGCTCGCGCTGCCCGAGGGCCGCTGGCGAGTGTTCGCCGAGGTCACTCGCCCCGACGGCAGCCACGACCTGCGCACGACGGTGCTCTGA
- a CDS encoding ABC transporter substrate-binding protein, with product MPAPLDRRRFLGLSALAALGLAGCGSNNGRSSGSSGGSGASGAASAGTSGSSGGGSIAQWYHQYGEAGTQQAVQRYAAAYDKAKVSVQWIPGDYDKKSAAALLTSGGPDVFEYGNGPSIDMIKAGQVVDLTDQIAAAKDDFTPALIDRVTYDGKVWAIPQVTDMQLLVYRKSLLQKAGIQPPQTLDELIAAAKALTTKKTKGLFLSNAGGADVLGGPILWSSGADYLDGDDAPAFTTPEVYTGFSKLHSLFTSGSLLLGAPADWSDPSAITQGLTAMQWTGLWTVPTLQKSLGDDFGVLPWPKNGDGGKPAVPVGAYGSCVSAKAKDVEAAKAYVKWLWVDKADFQEDFATSYGFHIPARKSLAEKAQKLSSGVAADAVKLVNDYGHAQTPLLWTPASGTAFNDAVTRMVKNGSSPQKELAAVKAKVAAEVARVKG from the coding sequence GTGCCCGCTCCCCTCGACCGCCGCCGCTTCCTCGGCCTGAGCGCGCTCGCCGCCCTCGGCCTGGCGGGCTGCGGCTCCAACAACGGCCGCAGCAGCGGCAGCTCGGGCGGTTCGGGCGCCAGCGGGGCCGCGAGCGCCGGCACCAGCGGGTCCTCCGGCGGCGGCTCGATCGCGCAGTGGTACCACCAGTACGGCGAAGCCGGCACCCAGCAGGCCGTCCAGCGCTACGCCGCGGCGTACGACAAGGCCAAGGTCAGCGTCCAGTGGATCCCCGGCGACTACGACAAGAAGTCCGCGGCCGCGCTGCTCACGAGCGGCGGCCCCGACGTCTTCGAGTACGGCAACGGCCCCTCGATCGACATGATCAAGGCCGGACAGGTCGTCGACCTCACCGACCAGATCGCCGCGGCGAAGGACGACTTCACCCCCGCGCTCATCGACCGCGTGACGTACGACGGCAAGGTCTGGGCCATCCCGCAGGTCACCGACATGCAGCTGCTCGTCTACCGCAAGAGCCTGCTGCAGAAGGCCGGCATCCAGCCGCCGCAGACGCTCGACGAGCTCATCGCCGCGGCGAAGGCGCTGACGACGAAGAAGACCAAGGGGCTCTTCCTCAGCAACGCCGGCGGTGCGGACGTGCTCGGTGGCCCGATCCTCTGGTCGTCCGGCGCCGACTACCTCGACGGCGACGACGCCCCCGCGTTCACCACGCCCGAGGTCTACACCGGCTTCAGCAAGCTGCACAGCCTCTTCACGAGCGGGTCCCTGCTGCTAGGCGCGCCGGCCGACTGGTCGGACCCTTCGGCGATCACGCAGGGCCTGACCGCGATGCAGTGGACCGGCCTCTGGACCGTGCCGACGCTGCAGAAGTCGCTCGGTGACGACTTCGGGGTGCTGCCGTGGCCGAAGAACGGCGACGGTGGCAAGCCCGCCGTGCCCGTCGGCGCGTACGGCTCCTGCGTGAGCGCGAAGGCGAAGGACGTGGAGGCGGCGAAGGCGTACGTGAAGTGGCTGTGGGTCGACAAGGCCGACTTCCAGGAGGACTTCGCGACGAGCTACGGCTTCCACATCCCGGCCCGCAAGAGCCTGGCGGAGAAGGCGCAGAAGCTCAGCTCGGGCGTCGCGGCCGACGCGGTGAAGCTCGTGAACGACTACGGGCACGCGCAGACGCCGCTCCTCTGGACGCCCGCGTCCGGTACGGCCTTCAACGATGCCGTCACCCGGATGGTGAAGAACGGCTCCTCGCCGCAGAAGGAGCTGGCCGCGGTCAAGGCGAAGGTCGCGGCCGAGGTCGCGCGGGTCAAGGGCTAG
- a CDS encoding sensor domain-containing diguanylate cyclase produces MRSAPAPAEEPSRPRSPGLQGELRASWRLLAGVLGLLLATVTCSTAYLQFGLGPQLSRVQSTVSELRCLQVAMTDREGSLRTWAATGDAAPLAQQRAAAARVEDCGRSLVAGASGVPDGSLVTMLVQSALWGRVWSAADAPAAATPTTAQLRPLLADDSTAFERYRQAQDTAIKQALASRDSLLRRQDLLVRGTGAVVASLVMGVLVVDLRRRRRLERLVDEPVQGLVTTMDRVLRGELGVQPPELDVPELARLGEGIGALARRLEREQAQGMLREESALRHGSRLQVVLGVARATAGSPSPHQVAQTVAAAAIELGRVSAVVWLEEREGEAFVPVLPESSTAPVPEGAPPGPVQRAAVEARSVRQGDRASFPLVVAGRVVGVLDVLDEAWDDEDSAQVDSVLEALARFAAVALQSARLHAQTLEQARGDALTGLRNRHSLDAELPVEFTRSRRYDRPLSVALLDVDHFKRVNDTAGHAVGDAWLRLVGGIVLDGLRTSDSAYRYGGEELVVVLPETDLDAAVLVAERLREAVAACAGPKAYPTVTVSIGVATVNHAMAGYEDVLAAADAALYAAKRSGRNRVVHSGEVVEALPV; encoded by the coding sequence GTGAGGTCCGCACCCGCTCCCGCCGAGGAGCCGTCGCGCCCCCGCTCACCTGGCCTCCAGGGCGAGCTGCGGGCGAGCTGGCGGCTGCTCGCGGGCGTGCTCGGGCTGCTGCTCGCGACCGTGACCTGCTCCACCGCGTACCTCCAGTTCGGGCTCGGTCCGCAGCTCTCCCGCGTGCAGTCGACGGTCAGCGAGCTGCGCTGCCTGCAGGTGGCGATGACCGACCGGGAGGGCTCTCTGCGGACCTGGGCCGCGACCGGCGACGCCGCCCCGCTCGCGCAGCAGCGCGCCGCCGCCGCCCGGGTCGAGGACTGCGGCCGCTCGCTCGTCGCCGGCGCCAGCGGCGTCCCGGACGGCTCGCTCGTCACCATGCTCGTGCAGTCCGCGCTGTGGGGCAGGGTCTGGTCCGCCGCTGACGCCCCGGCAGCGGCGACACCGACCACGGCCCAGCTGCGCCCGCTGCTCGCCGACGACTCCACGGCCTTCGAGCGCTACCGCCAGGCGCAGGACACCGCGATCAAGCAGGCGCTCGCCAGCCGCGACAGCCTCCTGCGCCGTCAGGACCTGCTGGTACGCGGCACCGGCGCCGTCGTCGCCTCGCTCGTCATGGGCGTGCTCGTCGTCGACCTGCGCCGCCGCCGCCGGCTGGAGCGCCTGGTCGACGAGCCCGTGCAGGGCCTCGTCACGACCATGGACCGCGTGCTGCGCGGCGAGCTCGGCGTGCAGCCGCCGGAGCTCGACGTCCCCGAGCTGGCCCGGCTCGGCGAGGGGATCGGCGCGCTCGCCCGCCGCCTCGAGCGCGAGCAGGCCCAGGGGATGCTGCGGGAGGAGTCGGCCCTGCGCCACGGGTCCCGGCTGCAGGTGGTCCTCGGCGTCGCCCGCGCGACGGCCGGGTCGCCCAGCCCGCACCAGGTCGCCCAGACCGTCGCCGCCGCCGCCATCGAGCTGGGCCGCGTGTCCGCCGTCGTGTGGCTGGAGGAGCGCGAGGGGGAGGCGTTCGTCCCCGTGCTGCCCGAGAGCAGCACGGCGCCCGTCCCCGAGGGCGCGCCGCCCGGGCCGGTCCAGCGCGCCGCGGTCGAGGCCCGCTCGGTGCGCCAGGGCGACCGCGCCTCCTTCCCGCTGGTCGTCGCCGGCCGCGTGGTCGGCGTGCTCGACGTGCTCGACGAGGCCTGGGACGACGAGGACTCCGCGCAGGTCGACTCCGTGCTCGAGGCGCTCGCCCGCTTCGCCGCCGTCGCCCTGCAGTCCGCGCGCCTGCACGCCCAGACGCTCGAGCAGGCGCGCGGCGACGCGCTGACCGGCCTGCGCAACCGGCACAGCCTCGACGCCGAGCTGCCGGTCGAGTTCACCCGCTCGCGCCGCTACGACCGCCCGCTCTCGGTCGCGCTGCTCGACGTCGACCACTTCAAGCGCGTCAACGACACCGCCGGCCACGCGGTCGGCGACGCGTGGCTGCGCCTCGTCGGCGGCATCGTGCTCGACGGCCTGCGCACCTCCGACAGCGCCTACCGGTACGGCGGTGAGGAGCTCGTCGTCGTCCTCCCCGAGACCGACCTCGACGCCGCCGTCCTCGTCGCCGAGCGGCTGCGCGAGGCCGTGGCCGCGTGCGCGGGACCCAAGGCGTACCCGACGGTGACCGTGTCGATCGGCGTTGCTACCGTCAACCACGCGATGGCGGGGTACGAGGACGTCCTCGCCGCCGCCGACGCCGCGCTGTACGCCGCCAAGCGCTCCGGGCGCAACAGGGTCGTCCACTCCGGCGAGGTCGTGGAGGCCCTGCCCGTCTGA
- a CDS encoding carbohydrate ABC transporter permease has product MRRRTGPGRIATQVLLVLATLVFLLPFYLLLRNGLARETDITSPSWTFFPTHIQWGNVRELFDDPAVPFARSLLNSVVVSTLQTVGTLVVCSLAGYGLARIPYRHAGKVFWLILGTLMVPTAVTFVPTFVVVSSLGWVSTLRGLVVPLLFSGLTAFLFRQHFLEFPKELEEAARIDGLGYWRTYWRIVVPNSRAFFAAIGTITFIGAWNGFLWPLVIAQDSSAWTVQIALSTFLTAQTVNLHELFTAAAVSIAPLVVLFVALQRWIVQGVERTGIDD; this is encoded by the coding sequence ATGAGACGGCGTACGGGCCCCGGGCGGATCGCGACGCAGGTCCTGCTCGTCCTCGCGACACTGGTCTTCCTGCTGCCGTTCTACCTGCTGCTCCGCAACGGTCTCGCACGCGAGACCGACATCACGTCGCCGTCGTGGACGTTCTTCCCGACGCACATCCAGTGGGGCAACGTCCGCGAGCTGTTCGACGACCCCGCAGTGCCGTTCGCCCGCAGCCTGCTCAACTCCGTCGTCGTCTCGACGCTGCAGACGGTCGGCACGCTCGTGGTCTGCTCCCTCGCCGGGTACGGCCTGGCGCGGATCCCGTACCGCCATGCAGGCAAGGTGTTCTGGCTCATCCTCGGCACCCTGATGGTGCCCACCGCGGTGACGTTCGTGCCGACCTTCGTGGTCGTCTCGAGCCTCGGATGGGTCAGCACGCTGCGCGGGCTCGTCGTGCCGCTGCTGTTCAGCGGTCTCACGGCCTTCCTGTTCCGCCAGCACTTCCTGGAGTTCCCGAAGGAGCTGGAGGAGGCCGCGCGCATCGACGGGCTCGGCTACTGGCGCACGTACTGGCGCATCGTCGTGCCCAACAGCAGGGCGTTCTTCGCCGCGATCGGCACGATCACCTTCATCGGCGCATGGAACGGCTTCCTCTGGCCCCTCGTCATCGCGCAGGACTCCTCGGCCTGGACGGTGCAGATCGCGCTGTCGACGTTCCTCACCGCGCAGACCGTGAACCTGCACGAGCTCTTCACCGCCGCGGCCGTGTCGATCGCGCCGCTCGTCGTGCTGTTCGTCGCGCTGCAGCGCTGGATCGTGCAGGGCGTGGAGCGTACAGGGATCGACGACTGA